A genomic window from Maylandia zebra isolate NMK-2024a linkage group LG20, Mzebra_GT3a, whole genome shotgun sequence includes:
- the ptk6b gene encoding protein-tyrosine kinase 6b isoform X2, translating to MGECLRRACPCLQSLWERILTGKKAPQPAGAGGEEEDGGGRRGTCSDGEQPQAPTPPPKPPKETASEGSCIYTAMWPFESRHQEELSFQEGDLFRVVSRSGDWWTARKIDRNGHVVAQGIVPNNYLARAESINVQPWFYGKLSRFEAQNHLMAPGNEEGAFLVRQSEKDDIGYVLSVRSGSRVKHFKIHQGDDGFHIEPKHHFSSLIDVVDFYCANSLNTTGQLGKPCKKKRPETQDLNHFTVDEWELPKEEFTLEEELGSGFFADVYRGRWKNHISVAIKILKSDSELNHKEFHGEVQILKRLRHRHLISLFAVCTATMPYYIITELMEKGSLLKFLRSPEGQIQDVASLVDMGGQVADGMSYLEEMNSIHRDLAARNVLVGHDYICKVADFGLARVIKEPFYISEDKKIPYKWSAPEAISHGKFSIKSDVWSFGILLYEIITRGGVPYPAYSNQDVYQQVTVGYRMPQPPNCPDFLYDIMLQCWSAEPADRPDFKSLKAQLGREELE from the exons ATGGGTGAGTGTCTGCGCAGAGCGTGCCCCTGCCTGCAGTCACTGTGGGAGAGGATCCTCACGGGCAAGAAGGCTCCTCAGCCAGCGGGAGCAGgaggtgaagaagaggatgGAGGAGGACGGAGAGGGACCTGCAGCGACGGGGAGCAGCCCCAGGCCCCGACGCCGCCCCCGAAGCCCCCGAAGGAGACCGCCTCCGAGGGTAGCTGCATCTACACGGCCATGTGGCCCTTCGAGTCCCGGCACCAGGAGGAGCTGTCCTTCCAGGAGGGAGACCTGTTCAGGGTGGTCAGCCGCAGCGGAGACTGGTGGACTGCGCGGAAGATCGACCGCAACGGGCACGTCGTGGCGCAGGGCATCGTCCCCAACAACTACCTGGCGAGGGCAGAGTCCATCAACGTGCAGCC ATGGTTTTATGGGAAGCTGAGCCGCTTCGAGGCCCAAAATCACCTGATGGCCCCAGGAAACGAAGAGGGAGCCTTCCTCGTCCGGCAGAGCGAGAAAGACGACATCGGATACGTCCTGTCAG TGCGATCCGGCAGCCGCGTGAAGCACTTCAAGATCCACCAAGGAGATGATGGTTTCCACATCGAGCCCAAGCATCATTTCAGCTCGCTGATCGACGTGGTCGACTTTTACTGCGCCAACAGCCTCAACACCACCGGCCAGCTGGGCAAGCCCTGCAAGAAG AAAAGGCCAGAAACCCAGGATTTGAACCACTTCACGGTGGACGAGTGGGAGCTCCCGAAGGAGGAGTTCACGCTGGAGGAGGAGCTGGGCAGCGGCTTCTTTGCTGATGTTTACCGCGGCCGCTGGAAAAACCACATCAGCGTCGCCATCAAGATCCTGAAAAGCG ACTCGGAGCTGAACCACAAAGAGTTTCACGGGGAAGTTCAGATCCTAAAGCGCCTGCGCCACCGTCACCTCATCTCGCTGTTCGCCGTGTGCACGGCGACCATGCCGTACTACATCATCACCGAGCTGATGGAGAAGGGCAGCCTGCTCAAGTTCCTCAGAA GTCCAGAGGGCCAAATACAAGACGTCGCATCCCTCGTTGACATGGGAGGCCAGGTGGCTGATGGGATGTCATATCTGGAGGAGATGAACAGCATCCACAGAGATCTGGCGGCTCGAAacgtcctggtgggacatgacTACATCTGCAAGGTGGCCGACTTCGGCCTGGCCAGAGTCATCAAG GAGCCGTTTTACATCTCAGAAGACAAAAAGATTCCCTACAAGTGGAGCGCTCCCGAGGCCATCAGCCACGGGAAGTTCTCCATCAAGTCCGACGTCTGGTCTTTTGGCATTCTGCTCTACGAGATCATCACCCGTGGAGGAGTTCCTTACCCAG CTTACAGTAACCAGGACGTGTACCAGCAGGTAACTGTGGGATACAGGATGCCCCAACCGCCCAACTGCCCAGACTTTCTCTATGACATCATGCTCCAGTGCTGGAGCGCCGAGCCGGCCGACCGACCCGACTTCAAGTCCCTGAAGGCCCAGCTGGGCCGAGAGGAGCtggagtga
- the ptk6b gene encoding protein-tyrosine kinase 6b isoform X1, with amino-acid sequence MGECLRRACPCLQSLWERILTGKKAPQPAGAGGEEEDGGGRRGTCSDGEQPQAPTPPPKPPKETASEGSCIYTAMWPFESRHQEELSFQEGDLFRVVSRSGDWWTARKIDRNGHVVAQGIVPNNYLARAESINVQPWFYGKLSRFEAQNHLMAPGNEEGAFLVRQSEKDDIGYVLSVRSGSRVKHFKIHQGDDGFHIEPKHHFSSLIDVVDFYCANSLNTTGQLGKPCKKKRPETQDLNHFTVDEWELPKEEFTLEEELGSGFFADVYRGRWKNHISVAIKILKSDSELNHKEFHGEVQILKRLRHRHLISLFAVCTATMPYYIITELMEKGSLLKFLRSPEGQIQDVASLVDMGGQVADGMSYLEEMNSIHRDLAARNVLVGHDYICKVADFGLARVIKEPFYISEDKKIPYKWSAPEAISHGKFSIKSDVWSFGILLYEIITRGGVPYPAYSNQEVYQQVTLGYRMPKPPNCPDFLYEIMKRCWSTEPADRPDFRVLRVKLECSSYELETAQP; translated from the exons ATGGGTGAGTGTCTGCGCAGAGCGTGCCCCTGCCTGCAGTCACTGTGGGAGAGGATCCTCACGGGCAAGAAGGCTCCTCAGCCAGCGGGAGCAGgaggtgaagaagaggatgGAGGAGGACGGAGAGGGACCTGCAGCGACGGGGAGCAGCCCCAGGCCCCGACGCCGCCCCCGAAGCCCCCGAAGGAGACCGCCTCCGAGGGTAGCTGCATCTACACGGCCATGTGGCCCTTCGAGTCCCGGCACCAGGAGGAGCTGTCCTTCCAGGAGGGAGACCTGTTCAGGGTGGTCAGCCGCAGCGGAGACTGGTGGACTGCGCGGAAGATCGACCGCAACGGGCACGTCGTGGCGCAGGGCATCGTCCCCAACAACTACCTGGCGAGGGCAGAGTCCATCAACGTGCAGCC ATGGTTTTATGGGAAGCTGAGCCGCTTCGAGGCCCAAAATCACCTGATGGCCCCAGGAAACGAAGAGGGAGCCTTCCTCGTCCGGCAGAGCGAGAAAGACGACATCGGATACGTCCTGTCAG TGCGATCCGGCAGCCGCGTGAAGCACTTCAAGATCCACCAAGGAGATGATGGTTTCCACATCGAGCCCAAGCATCATTTCAGCTCGCTGATCGACGTGGTCGACTTTTACTGCGCCAACAGCCTCAACACCACCGGCCAGCTGGGCAAGCCCTGCAAGAAG AAAAGGCCAGAAACCCAGGATTTGAACCACTTCACGGTGGACGAGTGGGAGCTCCCGAAGGAGGAGTTCACGCTGGAGGAGGAGCTGGGCAGCGGCTTCTTTGCTGATGTTTACCGCGGCCGCTGGAAAAACCACATCAGCGTCGCCATCAAGATCCTGAAAAGCG ACTCGGAGCTGAACCACAAAGAGTTTCACGGGGAAGTTCAGATCCTAAAGCGCCTGCGCCACCGTCACCTCATCTCGCTGTTCGCCGTGTGCACGGCGACCATGCCGTACTACATCATCACCGAGCTGATGGAGAAGGGCAGCCTGCTCAAGTTCCTCAGAA GTCCAGAGGGCCAAATACAAGACGTCGCATCCCTCGTTGACATGGGAGGCCAGGTGGCTGATGGGATGTCATATCTGGAGGAGATGAACAGCATCCACAGAGATCTGGCGGCTCGAAacgtcctggtgggacatgacTACATCTGCAAGGTGGCCGACTTCGGCCTGGCCAGAGTCATCAAG GAGCCGTTTTACATCTCAGAAGACAAAAAGATTCCCTACAAGTGGAGCGCTCCCGAGGCCATCAGCCACGGGAAGTTCTCCATCAAGTCCGACGTCTGGTCTTTTGGCATTCTGCTCTACGAGATCATCACCCGTGGAGGAGTTCCTTACCCAG CTTACAGTAACCAGGAAGTGTACCAGCAGGTAACCCTGGGATACAGGATGCCCAAACCGCCCAACTGCCCAGACTTTCTCTATGAAATCATGAAGCGGTGCTGGAGCACCGAGCCGGCCGACCGGCCCGACTTCAGGGTACTGAGGGTCAAACTGGAGTGCAGCTCGTATGAGTTAGAGACGGCACAACCCTGA